GGTAGGaagtaaaattttatttttattgtaaacTTAGTATATATTCTTTTTGTATGATCTTTAATTTAATAGGAGTATCTAATATTTCTTCATTAGTTAAACTTTAGAAGTCTAGGAATaatcaaaatatagaaatatattttaaattatataaaaactaattaaatcttttattttcagaagttatttaaaaataacaaaatcatcTTAGTTTTTGTATGTATAGTTATGTTAATTTATCATTACTAATAATATATTGTacgggatgtaatcaaatgcaaactctaaatattgtacaaactcctaACTATAATCTGAACTGTtgaaaaaatgtcaacagatgataaaattacatcaacagaaaatgtcaacacaatgtcaacggttggGATCATGCTGACATTTTTCTGTTGATGtaattttatcatctgttgacatttttcaaCAATCCAGattatagtttggagtttgtacaatatttagagtttagaTTTTATCAATACCCTTGTACTGTATCAAATATGAATGCACGTTATCATGTTATAAGccaaatattattagtggactaagtatttccattaaataatgaatGTAATAGTGAGACATTTAATCTCGAACAGAATGGAgtacttttcatttatttataacaTTATAAATGCAATAATCAATACATTATTTTCACTATTTTGGTGAAAgacaaatatgaaaaaaatgtgACTATTTTTCGGATGGACAGATTATATGCATAGTATCATGCTTTGAGGTCATCCGACATGGCTGATGGTATGCAGTGGGTCGCCAGAATGTCCAAGGTTGCGGCTTTAGCCGTCTTCGTTTGGAGGACCACAAGCTGCACCAACAAGAAGATTGAAGGTGTTCAACAAATTACTACTACTTGCCAATATTACAAGCGAGACAGAATGCTCACCTTTTGATGTTCCAGATCAAATTTCAAATACTCTTCATTGCAGCTCTCCACCATGCTAGCCAAACTCTTGAGGTTCTTCACAGGCTCACCATTGAAACCAAGAATCTAGATGCATACAAACACAAGTCTAAATAAGAATGTTCATATCACAGGAGACTACTAGCATTTCCCTCTAACCTGGGAGTTGATGATATTCTCATATCCAATATTGATGTCAGCCACAAGCACCTTCACCAAGTTTCACAACCAACAAGTGTTAACCGCATAATCATCACTCACTGATGTAACATTGAACATACGCATTATGGTGTAGTCAAGATTAACCTGAGAAACAACAACGATTTCTTCATCCTGTGACTGGGGCATTCCATACAGCTGTTTGTCCAGCAACTTGACTGGAACTAGGAACTCGAAATCTTTTCCATACTGGAGACAGATAGAAAAGTAAGATAATAAAGCTAGGCATATATTGGATGCCAATGCTGTTGGGAGCGGAACTCTAACCTCAGAACGTAGATATGGAACAGAAACAGTAGAAAAAAGAAATCCAGCAATAATATAATATGAAGGAGGTTTCCCCTTATtgtgagctggaatgagccttCTGTCTATGTCAAGTTTGACTTTCAGCTTCAGAGTTTCAGAATTACGCAGAACTTTAATCGTAGCAGTATCCCCAGTATTCTTTTGGGACACCAGGTAGCTAAAGCATATGCGCTCACCATGCCTAAATGGAACTGCatgaaaaaaaatgatgttATGAACACCACATTGTAAGGTTATTTAAAGAGATCATGATATGTCTAACACACTAGCACTTCACTTATAGTAATTATTTCTTACCTATTGTTAACAACTAATTTCTTGGCTAAAGTTTTCACATCCTGTCCATTTGCCCCCTACCCATTCCTGCTTGTATAACGTGATAAGTCGTTTGTCAATAGGACAAACTATAGTATGTTACATCTCTACTAATATACGTATTTTTCAGGAAATAATGATAGTTAAGCATATAAGTGAACTTCCGGGCTTGGGGTGCCGGGTGGATGCCTCTTTCTACATGCTAGAATGTTACTTAGGAAGTTCAAAATTCAGAGAAAATAAAAGGCAGCATCTAGAAATCACAACTAGCCAAAACTCCTACTGATGATGACACTAGAAAAAACAGTTTTAAAAAGGTTTGATTTTAAAAAACCAGCATAGAGTTCAACAAGCACATGTCACGAAAGAGGTTGATAAGGGAAATAGAAGCTGTAAACATATTCATGGAGGGACCAGGGAATCCTTTATAAACATATACCTGTTCCATCATTCGCAATATCGACCCCATCAAAGCTAAGTATAATATCTGATGGTTTCAAAATAGAATACCCTGGTGAAGTGGGATTAATTTTTCTTATGCGCACACCCTTCTGTTCAGGTTTCATCCCCATCGACAAACGCAAGTCTGGATTTTCGAGATTTTGCCACTTAACCCCAAGAACTGGGAACCCTGGCAGGCAAACGAATACTTTGTGTCAGGGATTTGGATTTCGGAATAAAGGATTAGTCAGATAATTGCTAAATTTAAGTCAATGGAAGTATACAGTAAGTTaaaaataagaagaagaagcagaaaaTATCATGAGATACTACACTTACTCATCTATTAATTGCTGTCTAGAGAAGGACATTAGTATCAAATCAATCAAGTAATAGAATGAAGACCATTAAACGAGTACCAGAGACCAAGATTATCAAACTAAAAAATCTTGACCGTCATCCTTACTTACTTAGAGCACATTAAAGCAAGACATGTCTAGAAACATGTACACTAAGTGCTCATGGTGAAGGAGGGGGAAATACCTACAATCTTAGAGCCCCCGACCTCTACTACTAAAGTActcaatattttatattttagtctATTAGTACTCTATCGTTTTCCAAAATCCCTCAAGAGGCAAGATAGAAGAATTCTGTATGAGAAGGTATATCCACAAGACCCTTCAAAAATTGCATATCTGACTAGAAAGAGACCAAGAAAAATAAGAGAAGGGCCAGAAGAAAACCAGTATATCTTCCATTCTTCTCATAATCTTGAATGAAGTGCATAATGACTGGCGTTGGTATGACATAACCAATGTTCTCAACATCCTCATTCTTGAGTGATTGAAACGCGATCCCAACACAGGTTTTTTTATCACTGAAAGCGGGTCCACCAGAATTTCCAGAATTGATGGCGGCATCGATCTGTAAGAAAGAAAATTTCAGAAATATCATAAACTTCATTTGGAAATCCAATTCAAGGAGCTCAATTATCTTCTATACGACTATACCTGCAATCCCAAAAGATCCGCTGATCCATGAACGTACGAAAGAATTCCTATCCGTGAAACAACTCCACTGGTTACAGAGATTGTATTGCCCCCAATTGGATAACCAACAACTGTAACAGCATCTTGAAGCTCAGGCAGATCCCCAAATTCTACAGGAGAAACCCCTTCCCAGAACTCCTCATCTTCTACTGTTAGCAAAGCTGTCCAGTATCACACAAACCAAATAAATATCAACACTACTCCACCTACTTTTAGTCTTAGCCAATGAAAGAGATCTACAATCATTAGAACTCTATATACCTAATGACcaaaacaagtaagatttatCACTAATCTATCATTGAAAACCCTGTAAAACGAGTATGAACAATCATAGCTAGCTAGCTCAAAGATAAGATCTTGCATTCCAAATTTCCAATAGCATAAATTTGAATATCCCCGatttttacttgaattaaaaGTCGCAAACACAAATTAGTTAGAAAGCCTCACCAATATCGCATTCTTCCCCAATTGCAAGCACGGTGGCGACATATTTGGTATCCGAACCCCTCTTCTTCAGCTTAACCTGCGTATAGTGTTCCACGGAGTGTGCATTCGTCAAAACCCTCCTTCCCTTGATAATAAATCCGCTGCTGGTCGAGCTGTTCTGCCGATTTCTCTGCCACGGCAGCGAGAAATTCGGCTTCGAATGGAAACAAAAAACCTTAACCACCGCATCCATCGCCGGGACAGCTCTAGAAACTGGATTCTCCGCCTTGATAAGCGAATTAGACACTGTTCCATTGGAAGCTGGGACTGAGACGGGAGGCTCAGGCTCGGGAACTTCACAGGGACGGCGATCAGGGGCGGACGTGATGATGAGCTCCGCGTTATCgactgcggcggcggcggtggtggtggtgttggGCGGGGAAGCTATGTTGTTGGTGTTGTCGATCTCTCGCTGGTGTTGGGTTTCGCTGCACATCGTTGAATTTTGGTTGACGAGAGAATTCGGTTTCAGACTTATTAGAGGAATTTGGCGCAAGAGACTTTTCTTACATGGGTTTATTTATAGATGGAAGGAGGTAaatacacataattaaaatatttatttcttttttatgaaaattcatTCTTAAATGAGAAAGAGTATTTGAGATGATAtgatcatttttaattttttaaagtatCTTTACTTTTTCTCAATACAAAAGGTAAATATAGGAGTATTTCCTTTATTTCCATTAAGTTTTCACTTTCTTTTGAGCTgagttttaaaaattaaaaaaaatataagttcAAAAAAATTACTGGAATATgaatcttacttttatatagttttacattaaaacacaaaagttagtggaatgtgtgacctacCTATTTTTTGCTCCATATTTTACAGTGAAAAGTGAAAACGTACTCTTAATAGGGGACGGACTAAATGATAAAAGTGGACATTTAATGGAAGATAGACGAAGTAGTTATTTTTGTATACCTTTTTCAATTTACCTTTTCTTTCTTTGGAATTCAGTACTCCTTTTTAAGAAACTATATTTACCTTTTGGAcaagttaaataaaaaatatacccTTTTAATTTACTTATTTCCCTCGGGGATGCTCTAAGGAGTTGTTTCATAGTAGTTTTACAAAAAACTAATCAGATTCGATCATTTGAATTGTTTAACACAAAGTTTTATAATTCACATATGCTCTATGTAAATAAAAACTTATTATGAATAatgaattttcatttaaataataaaatcaataaGTAGTACTCCTACAAGGAAGCATAATTTCATGGTActttagataataataaaaaataatttactaaTTTCAGTAAAAAAACAAgagtaattttaatttactcaCCTATAAAGGGAAAGTTGTTAGGGTCCCATTACATTTATTGTAGGTTACCAATATAATTTTAATGTCTATACAATTTAAGAAGTTCTTCAAATTTGTTCATCCACGTCACGTGCTAGAGATAAACACTGAAATATTCGTTCGTTTGAGTGTTAATCTCAATCTTTTGAATTTATGTACACATAAAATTATCTTTCTATCACATGCATTGTCCGTTGCAACACCGTGATTAACAGCGAGGCAAATGCAAGTAATTGAATAGATATGAGTTGTAGAttctaaattttgaattttgaattttgaattttgagattaTAATTTTCATACTAGTATACATTAGTGACTACTGTGGCATTTGATTGTCCTACCATATCAAAAACTCGACAatgttattaaaaataatttaaaaataacttGACATGGGCTTAAGCCCCCGATTGAACCAAATTGTGTCCACGAATATTAAGGGTTGTATATTGGGCCCGCGTTTATATCTTAGCTCTTCTTGCAAGTGTGGTATTTgggcatatatttttatgtaatttcagattttttcAGATAAGATCGGATTTTATATTAGATTTCATAATTTGGATTTCAGATTGTCTAACAATTCAAATGAGTTGAAATGCTTAAAAATAAAGGCATGCAACATATCCCTCTAAGTAGCTTAAAAAATGTGCAGCCAAACCAAACAGAATGACAACGACAACAATAACACAGCTTCCCCAGCGATGCATGCGGTGGTCAAGCTTTTTTGTTATCGAGGGAAGGAGGGTTTTGTTAAGCTGAAGAAGAGGGGCTCAGATACCAAAACTGTGCTTGCAATTGGGGAAGAATGCGATATCGGTGAGTGAGGCTTcttacaaattcaaaatttgtgcTACTCCATTAACTGATACTGGACAGCTTTGCTAACAGTAGAGGATGAGGAGTTCTGGGAAGGGGTTTCAAGATGCGGTGACCGTCGTTGGCTATCCGATTGGGGGCGAGGGCGATACGATCTGTGTAACAAGTGGAGTTGTTTCGTATGTTCACGGATCAGCGTGTCTTTTGGGAGTGCAGGTATATACACATATACAGGAGCTCCTTTCCAAATGATGTTTGCACACCAAACATATtgtacacacactgcacactgCGCGCACGCTTTACTACTATCATTTTTACCGAACAaaggatttgaaattgaatagTATTTGGTATATATACCGGTTTAAGTTTTCTTCTGTTTTTTTAATCAACAACACCACAAATGGTGGTGAATAGTTGGATAAAAGAAGTCAAATGagttaaaaattcaaaagagaactcaagagagataaaagaaaaatccgaaaaaataaaattaaaagaaaaataaatctaATTGGTAGATAAAGCTAATTAATTCCTTCTAGTAACAAGGCTCGTTCGAGCgctgatggggtacggactaaacaagcccaacagcagtgacggcccatcagcccaaagcccaaggaagagtatgagttcggcattaccaaagagttcggcctcagcctgcagctcggtaaaagccaaccaatcaagctctgctctcaggtcggcatcaagctctactctcagatcggcaaccaaagcagttcggtctcagttttcgaccgaacaaggagttagtggacccatgcaggatttccacgacttccaacatacccactaccacgtggcgtcaactcaggccacgatcttaggccatgacctacacgacctccacgacctagagtgatgatgtaagccacgatcttagttcaatgtataaatagaacttagatctggtagaaaagggttagaatctctctagagaaataatcatatagcaagtctgtgttgtaagctgtatttcgcagatcaagcaatacaaacctgcccccatttctccccgtggacgtagatttacctcagtaaatcgaaccacgtaaaattctctgtgtcgtaatttatttttacgagcattcatcatcatcgaaaattcgcggactcatcactggcgccgtctgtgggaaacgaagaaccaaatttgtgataaagcgaatttttgaccattttttcaacccaaaaaatgcataccagatcgcagagtacccgtattcctgcccgtgagaaccaggaggaagccaatccatcccataggtctggaaaacggCCTAGGAATAAATCTACCACCcgttctcatggcggaggaacaagccgctccaaaagccgtcacaccgagtcttcccagcagcccgatttgaacgaggctgtcaagctgtttttggctgaaaagcaggaggaattcttaaccttcctgcaaaaaagccaaaagcagccggaggcgaaaacggcggattctccctctccctccatacgagacagtcactaccgcagtagtgtcatgtcttccaggagagagaatcctcggtaccggaatcacaggagaactccaactcctccataccgaagagatgtcgggttcgccatgtacggagcattgaggactccgttctcggacgatattacccgaacttccctaccacagaactaccgaactccgtcgataacctatgacggactcgtggatcctcatgatctcttgggacgctatcaatataacatggcgaaccagggtctcaacgaggtccacatgtgcaagctgtttcccgagctgcttatcgggaacgcaagaaggtggttcgatagcctcccccaaggcagcattagatcctaccgagatctaatggatgctttccacaggaggttctttcagaaagcggaagcccggattacttcggctcagctgctttctatacgtcaaggtcgcgacgaaaagatcagcgacttcctgacgagattccataaggaatgcctacaagtagataatctcaatgatctacttatcatttcggcattccaaaatggaatcctgcccggagctctctacagaaagctcgtggagtgcggtccgcaaacagctcaagagatgtgggacattgcggacaagttttctcgtgccgatgaggcagaccgtcgaaaacggtctttagacagctcatctagagaagacaaaaagaagcccggtcatagcgatcagaggcatcctcgccgaacaccttctccactaaaggagagatagcggtcatccgaggtgatcgaaaaagagcaagtgtgttcgcagattgcgcttaaaagtgccgagcaatcagttcggcaccatcaagcatagcaatcacagcagccggaatcagaggccggcgaaatgaccgaaatcacaccggagccgaactcgatggtgtacggcactgaagccgtgattcggttgagatcggcatatccagtccccgaactcaatttctcctcagaaatgaatggtgacggactgagagccgaactagatcttgccgaagaaagaagagaattggcctgcctaaaagcagccaagtacaaggagcaagtagcccggtattacaaccaaagggtgaagaagctgcaatttcaagtgggagatctcgtcttgagaaacaacgaagtaagccgagcagaaaagctgggcgaactcgaacccacataggaaggtccatatcgggtgtcagaagtcctcggcaaagggtcttacaaattgactcacgcgtcaggagcacaagtaccccgaacatggtacgtttccaacctcaaaaagttccatttgtaagagacagtccggtcagtcagtcttatgtgttttctttgttttttacttgttcttgtctctacgtgcgttgtgtctgtctatgtgagtgtcgtctcttacaaataaaactgaggtatctcgttcttcaaaggctgatcccctttttagaacatacaagccaacgattgtgcgtcaaagcttctaaagaggatacaagaccacaattcggcttaaacaagcagttcgtctgaaacgagctgcaacaagcccacgattgtgtgtcaaagcttctaaagaggatacaagaccacaattctgcttaagaatcaagcacttcgtctgaaacgaactgcaacaaaagtccgattctcgcgataaaacttgcctgaattaggacaagggaaagtccaatccacgcgataaaactcgccgaattaggacgaccaagttcggtcaaagcagtttacctcataagaccgaggacgaccatgtctagtcaaagaggtttactgcataagaccacttcggttaactgggaaagtccgatccacgcgataaaactcgccgaattaggacaagggaaagttcgatcccggcgacgaaaatcgccaaattagaacacaaagacgagtccggtcaaagatgtttatttcatcagaccaaagacgagtccggtcaaagatgtttgtttcatcagaccaaagacgagtccggtcaaagatgtttatttcatcagaccaaagacgagtccggtcaaagatgtttatttcatcagaccaaagacaagtccggtcaaagaagtttacttcataagaccgaggacaagtacgatgaaattttttcgctaag
This sequence is a window from Salvia splendens isolate huo1 chromosome 14, SspV2, whole genome shotgun sequence. Protein-coding genes within it:
- the LOC121765727 gene encoding protease Do-like 9, which translates into the protein MCSETQHQREIDNTNNIASPPNTTTTAAAAVDNAELIITSAPDRRPCEVPEPEPPVSVPASNGTVSNSLIKAENPVSRAVPAMDAVVKVFCFHSKPNFSLPWQRNRQNSSTSSGFIIKGRRVLTNAHSVEHYTQVKLKKRGSDTKYVATVLAIGEECDIALLTVEDEEFWEGVSPVEFGDLPELQDAVTVVGYPIGGNTISVTSGVVSRIGILSYVHGSADLLGLQIDAAINSGNSGGPAFSDKKTCVGIAFQSLKNEDVENIGYVIPTPVIMHFIQDYEKNGRYTGFPVLGVKWQNLENPDLRLSMGMKPEQKGVRIRKINPTSPGYSILKPSDIILSFDGVDIANDGTVPFRHGERICFSYLVSQKNTGDTATIKVLRNSETLKLKVKLDIDRRLIPAHNKGKPPSYYIIAGFLFSTVSVPYLRSEYGKDFEFLVPVKLLDKQLYGMPQSQDEEIVVVSQVLVADINIGYENIINSQILGFNGEPVKNLKSLASMVESCNEEYLKFDLEHQKLVVLQTKTAKAATLDILATHCIPSAMSDDLKA